From the genome of Candidatus Omnitrophota bacterium:
CCTGGTGCTGGAAACGGTGGCGGGCGAGTATATCGTTCTCGACAAGGGAATAATTCAAAGCCTCGAATCCGAAGCGCCCGAAGAGTTTTATTACCGCCGAGGCAAGTTCTACGAAGGGCGCAGCAACGACAACCGCGCCTTATTGGATTTTCTGGAAGTCATCAACCGCAATCCCAATCACGCCAACGCCAAACAAGCCGTCGAAGCCATTCAATACCGCCAGAAAAAGAATGAGTGGGATCGTCAAGTGGAAAGCGCCAATGCTTTCGCGGCGAACAATGACTATTGGCAAGCGTTGACCGAATATAAAAAAGCATTGGATTTGCAGCCGGAAGAAAGAACGGCGCGGCAAATCGTGCAGCGGATGAGCGATGTTCATTCCCGCCTGGCGTTTCTCTATTACGATCATTGCGCGGAACAATACGCCATCGTCGAATTGGTCAAAGCGGAAGAACTGAATCCCGAAAATGCGGAAATCTATTACGTTCTGGCGCGTATCCACGAAAACAACCAGAAATACGAAATCGCCCGCCTGGAATTCGAACGGGCGATCGAATTGAATCCCAATCACATTTCCGCGCGCAATGGCCTTACGCGCTTGATCGAACGCACTCGGGGACGTTCGATTCGTTAAACGGGCGCCATTCTTCCCAAAGCGATAAGACTTATACCAGCATGCGTTAGGATTGTTGCTTATAGATTCCCTCGCCCTCTGGGAGAGGGTTAGGGTGAGGGAACAATTAGTCTACGAATATCAACCCTCACCTAACCTCTCCCAATCTTGTGAGAGGAATATAAAAAGCAACAAATTTAAAAGCGATAGGACTTATCCCATGCGCCGCGTTAGGATTTTCGCCGTTTTTTTCTTCCTCTCCGCCTACGCCGCCGAGGGAGAGGAGAAAGAGGCCGTTCCGCCTTTGCTGGCCATAACCGATATGCGCACCTTAGGCGATGAAGCCTCGATCGCGGAAGCGCAGGCGTTCAGCGAATTCATTCGCAGCGAATTGGCCCAAACCAGGCTTTACCGGGTATTGAGCCGTTCTTCCATGCTGGCGATTTTGAAGACCAATTCGTTTCCCTATCCCTGCCATGAATTGCTATGCTTCGCCGCCATGGGACGGTTGCTGGGAGCCAGCCAAGTTCTCGCTGGTCACATTCAACGCCGGGAAAGCGGCATCGAAGTGACGCTGCGTTTGATCGATGTCAAAACCATCCGCTTTTTGAATATGGTCTATCGTTCCGCCTCCGCTCTTTCCGACCGCGAATTGATGGGAGAATGGGGACGGGATATCGTCTATGAGACGTTTAAAATCGATCCGGAAAAGATCGAAATCGCCAAGGAGGCGTCCGCTTCCAAACCGGAAAAAATAGACGACTCCATTCCCCCGGCGGTCAAATACAAATATCCGGGAATGATCTATATCCCCGCCGGGGAAACCGTCATCGGCGCCAATAACGGAGACGTATGCGAACAACCGGTTCATAAAGTCTTCGTCGAGGCTTTTTACATCGGCGAATACGAAACGACGAACGCCGAATACATGGAATTCGTCAAAGCCGCCGGACATCGCCCGCCGCCTCATTGGAAAGAAGGCGCCATCCCCAACGGCTTCGAGAACCACCCCGTCGTCTGGATTTCTTATGAAGACGCGGAAGCGTACTGCCAGTGGATGGGGGGGCGTTTGCCTACGGAGACGGAGTGGGAGCGGGCGGCGCACGGCGCGTCGGCAAGCGCCTATCCCTGGGGTAGGAATTATTCTCCCCGTTGCGCGAATACGTGGGAAGCGGGACGCGGCGGGACGGCGGTGGTTGGTTCGTTTTCTCTTGGGGATAGTCCGTATCGGGTCAAAGATATGGCGGGAAACGCCTTCGAATGGGTGGCGGATTTCTTCCTTCCCTATCCCGGCGCGACGGAAAAACTGGAAGAATACGGAAAGCATTTGCGGATTCTACGGGGCGGTTCCTGGAATTTCAACGCCTATTACTCCCGGACGACGCATCGTTTCGCCCGAGCGGGTGGCGAGCAAGGACGATCCTACGGTTTTCGCCTGGCGCGTTCCGTGGAAGAATCTTCCACATAGCATTTTGATCGGTATTTTCATTCCCTTTGAAAAGGTTGGCTCTCGCCGCATAATATCGGGTATAATAAATAACGGATTTCTTGAAAAATGAACCTTTAACGTTTTCATTTTTCCGTTTTCACAGGCAGCGGAACAAATAGTTTTTGACAATTGCGAGACAAAAAGCCGTTGTATTGTTATTGTAAAGAAGGGGCTTTCCCTCGCCATATGGTTCCGAATTTCATCAAGCAAGGGGGCGCATTGTGAAGCAGTGGTCTAAATTGTTGGGATTACTCCTGATGGCGGCGATCGCCGCCGCGGCCTATAGCGATGCCATCTATTTGAAAAATGGAAAGAAAATCGAGGGAATCGTCAAAGATTCGGGCGGCGAGGAAATTCTGATCCAAACGGCGGGCGGCGTCTTCTCGTTCAAAAAGGACGCCATCGACCGCATCGAAAAAAGCTCGCCTCT
Proteins encoded in this window:
- a CDS encoding SUMF1/EgtB/PvdO family nonheme iron enzyme, whose translation is MRRVRIFAVFFFLSAYAAEGEEKEAVPPLLAITDMRTLGDEASIAEAQAFSEFIRSELAQTRLYRVLSRSSMLAILKTNSFPYPCHELLCFAAMGRLLGASQVLAGHIQRRESGIEVTLRLIDVKTIRFLNMVYRSASALSDRELMGEWGRDIVYETFKIDPEKIEIAKEASASKPEKIDDSIPPAVKYKYPGMIYIPAGETVIGANNGDVCEQPVHKVFVEAFYIGEYETTNAEYMEFVKAAGHRPPPHWKEGAIPNGFENHPVVWISYEDAEAYCQWMGGRLPTETEWERAAHGASASAYPWGRNYSPRCANTWEAGRGGTAVVGSFSLGDSPYRVKDMAGNAFEWVADFFLPYPGATEKLEEYGKHLRILRGGSWNFNAYYSRTTHRFARAGGEQGRSYGFRLARSVEESST
- a CDS encoding tetratricopeptide repeat protein; this translates as MKIMLTGGRSMGGMLAALCFALGAIGEQAAGDVIRAGKADIECRILENSAQVLVLETVAGEYIVLDKGIIQSLESEAPEEFYYRRGKFYEGRSNDNRALLDFLEVINRNPNHANAKQAVEAIQYRQKKNEWDRQVESANAFAANNDYWQALTEYKKALDLQPEERTARQIVQRMSDVHSRLAFLYYDHCAEQYAIVELVKAEELNPENAEIYYVLARIHENNQKYEIARLEFERAIELNPNHISARNGLTRLIERTRGRSIR